The following proteins are co-located in the Aurantiacibacter atlanticus genome:
- a CDS encoding ABC-F family ATP-binding cassette domain-containing protein translates to MLTIDDLTVRLGGRSILEHASATIPQGARVGLIGRNGAGKSTLMKAMIGEIEPDDGEISKPSRARIGYIAQQAPNGSMTPEQVVLAADVEREQLLVEAETCTDVDRLGEVHERLLAIDAYSAPARAAKILSGLGFDQDMQQQPVDTFSGGWKMRIALGALLFSEPDILMLDEPSNHLDLEATLWLENFLKSYPATLVVISHERDLLNKVVDHILHLQGGQLTLYPGGYDAFEKQRAERAAQQAAAKASQDAQRARLQDYVARNSARASTAKQAQSRAKMLARMQPIAALIEDPSLSFDFPDPSELRSPMLTLEQAAVGYGDAPPVLQRLNMRIDADDRIALLGRNGNGKTTLARLLAKQLAPAEGEMAAPGKMKVGYFTQYQVEELAGEDTPLGLMTSAMRGKPPGAVRGQLGRFGFSGSRAETRVEKLSGGERARLALALITRDAPHLLILDEPTNHLDVDAREALIQAMNNYSGAVILISHDRHMVELSADRLVLVDGGTAKEYAGSMEDYIDFVLGRNQPKKPAKQDKQKGKPAASAKNRSTERYLKSELSKAEKSMARIAAEVEKLDAAMIELNQTKPPAPGQKMELLLANRAAANEKLSRAEAEWLAAGEKLEQFAAQ, encoded by the coding sequence ATGCTCACCATTGACGATCTTACAGTCCGGCTTGGCGGCCGGTCCATCCTCGAACATGCCAGTGCGACGATTCCGCAGGGCGCGCGCGTGGGGCTGATCGGTCGCAACGGGGCGGGCAAGTCCACGCTGATGAAGGCAATGATCGGAGAGATTGAGCCTGATGACGGCGAAATTTCAAAGCCATCGCGCGCTCGCATTGGTTATATTGCGCAGCAGGCTCCCAATGGATCGATGACGCCAGAACAGGTGGTGTTGGCAGCCGATGTGGAGCGTGAGCAATTGCTGGTGGAGGCAGAGACCTGCACCGATGTCGACAGGCTGGGCGAAGTGCATGAGCGGTTGCTGGCGATAGACGCCTATAGCGCGCCTGCGCGGGCGGCAAAGATCCTGAGCGGGTTGGGCTTTGATCAGGATATGCAGCAACAGCCGGTGGATACTTTCTCCGGCGGGTGGAAAATGCGGATTGCGCTAGGCGCACTGCTGTTTTCGGAACCCGATATTCTGATGCTGGACGAACCTTCGAACCACCTCGATCTCGAAGCGACGTTGTGGCTGGAGAACTTCCTTAAATCCTACCCTGCCACTTTGGTGGTGATCAGCCATGAACGCGATTTGCTGAATAAAGTCGTCGATCACATTCTGCATCTCCAGGGCGGCCAGCTGACGCTGTATCCCGGAGGATATGACGCATTTGAAAAGCAGCGGGCAGAACGCGCAGCGCAACAGGCTGCGGCCAAGGCTTCGCAGGACGCGCAGCGCGCCCGTTTGCAGGACTACGTCGCCCGCAATAGCGCGCGTGCGTCCACCGCAAAACAGGCGCAGTCACGCGCCAAGATGCTTGCCAGAATGCAACCCATCGCCGCGCTCATAGAGGACCCTTCGCTGAGCTTCGATTTCCCCGATCCTTCGGAATTGCGCTCTCCCATGCTCACGCTGGAGCAGGCCGCCGTGGGCTATGGCGATGCACCGCCGGTGCTGCAAAGGCTGAACATGCGGATCGACGCTGACGACCGCATCGCGCTGCTGGGCCGCAACGGCAATGGCAAGACCACGCTGGCACGGTTGCTGGCGAAACAATTGGCACCAGCCGAAGGCGAAATGGCCGCGCCCGGCAAGATGAAGGTCGGCTATTTCACGCAATATCAGGTGGAAGAGCTGGCGGGTGAGGATACGCCACTGGGCCTTATGACGTCAGCCATGCGGGGCAAGCCGCCAGGTGCGGTACGTGGCCAGCTTGGCCGTTTCGGTTTTTCCGGTTCACGTGCAGAGACACGCGTGGAAAAGCTTTCAGGCGGTGAACGTGCGCGGCTGGCACTGGCGCTGATTACGCGCGACGCGCCACATCTACTCATCCTCGACGAGCCGACCAATCACCTTGATGTCGATGCGCGAGAGGCGCTGATCCAGGCGATGAACAATTATTCCGGTGCAGTCATCCTTATCAGCCATGATCGCCATATGGTTGAATTGTCGGCAGACCGCCTCGTACTGGTCGATGGCGGCACGGCGAAGGAATATGCTGGCAGCATGGAGGATTATATTGATTTCGTGCTGGGCCGTAACCAGCCGAAGAAGCCGGCAAAACAGGACAAGCAGAAAGGCAAGCCAGCCGCCTCTGCCAAGAACCGTTCAACTGAACGCTACCTTAAATCGGAGCTGTCTAAAGCGGAGAAGTCGATGGCGCGTATTGCCGCCGAAGTCGAGAAACTGGACGCGGCTATGATTGAGCTGAACCAGACAAAGCCGCCGGCGCCGGGGCAGAAGATGGAGCTTTTGCTCGCCAATCGCGCAGCGGCGAATGAAAAGCTGTCCAGGGCAGAGGCAGAATGGCTGGCCGCTGGTGAGAAGCTGGAGCAATTTGCCGCACAGTAA
- the ccoS gene encoding cbb3-type cytochrome oxidase assembly protein CcoS, with the protein MTGLAFLIPVALGLGLIGLGFFFWTMKNDQYDDLDGAAHRILIDEDEEDDA; encoded by the coding sequence ATGACGGGTTTGGCATTCCTCATACCGGTCGCGCTCGGATTGGGGCTGATCGGTCTGGGCTTCTTTTTCTGGACCATGAAAAATGATCAATATGACGATCTTGATGGTGCCGCGCACCGCATCCTGATTGACGAGGATGAGGAAGATGACGCCTGA
- a CDS encoding heavy metal translocating P-type ATPase: MTAQIAFDPSVELVDTRFTVPGMRCAGCIAKIESGLVELPGVISARVNFSTKRVAVRHDHDIAEDGLLAALQQLGFEAAVADANPLATDERETKRLLRALAVAGFGMMNIMLLSVAVWSGAGGVTRDVFHWLSALIAIPVVAYAGQPFFASALMALRYRRTNMDVPISIGVLLATALSLYETATGGAHAYFDGAVMLLFFLLCGRALDAMMRNRTRAGIGALLGRMGKSASVIQSDWSLKRIAADKLEVGMLMSVAAGEALAADGVVEDGSGAIDNGMLTGESTPVPISTGGVVFAGALNLLGPLTVRITAVASDTAIAEIARLMDEAGQSRSRYVRVADRAARLYAPAVHTLAVLSFVGWMVAGAGVHQSLVIAIAVLIITCPCAMGLAVPAAQVVASNTLVRHGLLVKDGSALERLAEVDMALFDKTGTLTLGEPRPDVSGLGETERAVALALAQKSRHPLSRGLAATLTAQGVKPAVIDSIDESAGFGISGRWNDTPVAIGRASADGAALASELTIGDQSWTVRFSDPMRPDAVEALADLQSMHIASVILSGDKEEAVQDVANMLGIDALSAMEPANKLAQLNRLKANGHRPLMVGDGLNDGPALAAAHASIAPATASDASQQAADAVFIGERLAPVALAVRIARSTMAIVRQNFVIAIGYNILAVPLAIAGLVTPIIAAIAMSCSSLIVVANSLRLARAAK, from the coding sequence GTGACGGCCCAGATCGCCTTTGATCCTTCGGTCGAACTGGTGGACACGCGTTTCACCGTCCCGGGCATGCGCTGCGCCGGATGCATCGCCAAGATCGAAAGCGGACTGGTAGAGTTGCCTGGCGTTATATCCGCGCGCGTAAATTTCTCGACCAAGCGCGTAGCCGTCCGCCACGATCATGACATTGCAGAAGACGGTTTGCTTGCAGCCCTGCAGCAACTGGGTTTCGAAGCGGCTGTGGCTGATGCCAACCCATTGGCAACAGATGAACGCGAGACGAAGAGGCTGTTGCGCGCACTCGCTGTTGCGGGCTTCGGCATGATGAATATCATGCTGCTGTCGGTTGCGGTGTGGTCAGGCGCGGGCGGTGTGACACGGGACGTGTTTCACTGGCTTTCCGCGCTTATCGCCATTCCCGTTGTTGCATATGCGGGCCAACCCTTCTTCGCGTCTGCACTGATGGCTCTGCGATACAGGCGCACGAACATGGATGTGCCGATTTCAATCGGTGTGCTTCTGGCAACGGCACTCAGCCTTTATGAGACAGCGACAGGCGGCGCGCATGCCTATTTCGATGGCGCGGTGATGCTGCTGTTCTTCCTTTTGTGCGGGCGGGCGCTCGACGCGATGATGCGAAACCGTACGCGGGCCGGCATCGGCGCTCTGCTGGGCCGCATGGGCAAGAGTGCCAGTGTCATCCAATCAGACTGGAGCCTGAAGCGCATTGCCGCAGACAAGCTTGAAGTGGGAATGCTTATGTCTGTCGCAGCAGGAGAGGCTCTGGCGGCAGATGGCGTAGTTGAAGACGGAAGCGGCGCTATCGACAATGGGATGCTGACAGGGGAGAGTACGCCGGTCCCCATATCTACTGGTGGAGTGGTTTTTGCAGGCGCGCTGAACTTGCTTGGGCCGCTCACCGTCCGCATCACGGCCGTTGCCAGCGATACCGCCATTGCAGAAATTGCACGGCTTATGGACGAAGCGGGCCAGTCCCGATCGCGATATGTCAGGGTCGCCGATCGCGCCGCGCGGCTTTATGCGCCTGCGGTTCACACGCTTGCCGTCCTGTCTTTTGTCGGATGGATGGTTGCGGGCGCAGGCGTTCACCAATCGCTCGTCATCGCAATTGCCGTGCTTATCATCACCTGCCCCTGCGCAATGGGGCTGGCCGTTCCCGCAGCGCAGGTCGTGGCCAGCAATACTCTCGTCCGTCACGGCTTGCTTGTAAAGGATGGCAGCGCGCTGGAACGGCTGGCCGAAGTGGATATGGCACTGTTCGACAAAACGGGCACCTTGACCTTGGGAGAGCCACGGCCGGATGTGTCCGGCCTTGGTGAGACTGAAAGAGCGGTGGCTCTCGCTCTTGCTCAAAAAAGCCGCCATCCACTCAGCCGCGGTCTGGCAGCGACCCTCACTGCTCAAGGTGTGAAACCTGCAGTTATCGATTCGATCGATGAAAGCGCAGGGTTCGGCATTTCTGGTCGCTGGAACGACACGCCTGTTGCCATTGGGCGCGCATCTGCTGACGGCGCGGCTCTTGCCAGTGAACTCACTATCGGCGATCAATCCTGGACGGTGCGCTTTTCCGATCCAATGCGTCCTGATGCGGTGGAGGCTCTGGCTGATCTTCAATCAATGCATATCGCGTCGGTCATTTTATCCGGTGACAAGGAAGAGGCCGTGCAGGATGTGGCCAATATGCTCGGGATTGATGCACTATCGGCGATGGAGCCTGCCAATAAGCTGGCACAGTTGAACCGATTGAAGGCAAATGGGCATCGCCCCCTTATGGTCGGCGACGGACTGAATGATGGGCCGGCCTTGGCAGCCGCGCATGCCTCTATCGCCCCTGCCACCGCCAGCGATGCCAGTCAGCAGGCGGCCGACGCCGTATTCATCGGCGAACGGCTTGCACCTGTTGCGCTGGCAGTAAGGATCGCTCGCTCTACCATGGCCATAGTCCGCCAGAATTTCGTGATTGCCATCGGTTATAACATTCTGGCGGTGCCGCTCGCTATAGCCGGACTGGTGACGCCGATCATTGCCGCCATCGCCATGTCATGCAGTTCGCTGATTGTTGTCGCCAATTCCCTGCGGCTGGCGCGCGCGGCGAAATGA
- a CDS encoding FixH family protein, translated as MKGEFTGKHMLIVMVSGFGIIIAVNLLMATFAVRGFGGVVVENSYVASQEFNGWLEKAERQRALGWTAAARRGDSGLLEIATSGVPAGAQATASLRRPLGKPEKRIITLIEAEPGRFISQAPISEGRWQVRLTIRTDDDIWQQESRIE; from the coding sequence ATGAAGGGAGAGTTTACCGGAAAGCACATGCTGATCGTCATGGTGTCCGGGTTTGGCATCATCATCGCGGTCAATCTCTTGATGGCGACATTTGCCGTGCGCGGTTTTGGCGGGGTGGTTGTCGAGAATTCCTATGTCGCCAGTCAGGAATTCAACGGCTGGCTGGAAAAGGCCGAGCGCCAGCGCGCCCTGGGCTGGACTGCCGCTGCGCGCCGAGGCGATAGTGGGCTGCTAGAAATTGCAACGAGCGGCGTGCCGGCAGGCGCGCAGGCCACGGCCAGCTTGCGCCGGCCGCTCGGAAAGCCGGAGAAGAGGATAATAACGTTAATCGAGGCCGAGCCCGGTCGCTTCATATCGCAAGCACCGATATCCGAGGGACGCTGGCAGGTGAGATTAACGATACGCACTGATGATGACATCTGGCAGCAGGAAAGCCGGATTGAGTGA
- the ccoG gene encoding cytochrome c oxidase accessory protein CcoG, with protein MNNPEEPTTTDETVIEKGIAKTNTPVSSAVAEPEAATRRHEPHEPPRQHLAEEFFEKSETVHNKRIDGPFRRFKWLIMLVTLGIYYITPWLRWDRGPYAPDQAVLVDIANRRFYMFSIEIWPHEFYFVAGLLIMAGIGLFLVTSAVGRAWCGYACPQTVWTDLYQHIDRLVDGDRNARIRLDKAPWGPAKIARRGFKWSIYLIIAFVTGGAWILYFADAPTLFRDFFALEAAPIAYVTVAVLTLTTFALGGFMREQVCIYMCPWPRIQTAMLDEKSLIVTYKDWRGEPRGSLKKAKKEPEAVGDCIDCMQCVAVCPTGIDIREGPQIGCITCALCIDACDKVMADIDRPRGLIDYATLEDCESEAAGNEPKPIWRTLLRPRTLIYFSVWGATGLAMLFALGVRSHTELSVSPDRNPPFMLMSDGSIRNSFTLKLRNMESRPREMEIAIEGLPGALMWTDTIRRADAAPAQNVTVGPDQTATVRAYVIVPPQTPAGDFAFTLTSLDAQRETDRVETGFTAPGDQP; from the coding sequence ATGAACAACCCTGAAGAACCAACCACAACCGACGAAACTGTCATCGAAAAGGGCATTGCCAAAACCAATACTCCGGTCAGCAGCGCCGTGGCTGAGCCAGAAGCGGCCACGCGTCGGCACGAACCGCATGAGCCACCGCGTCAGCACCTTGCCGAAGAGTTTTTTGAGAAAAGTGAAACGGTTCACAACAAACGCATCGACGGGCCGTTCAGGCGATTCAAATGGCTCATCATGCTGGTCACTCTGGGCATTTATTACATCACCCCGTGGCTGCGTTGGGATCGCGGCCCCTATGCGCCCGATCAGGCGGTGCTGGTCGATATTGCCAACCGCCGGTTTTACATGTTCAGTATCGAGATATGGCCGCATGAATTCTACTTCGTCGCGGGCCTTCTCATCATGGCCGGCATTGGGCTGTTTCTCGTCACCAGTGCGGTTGGGCGCGCCTGGTGCGGATATGCCTGCCCGCAAACTGTCTGGACTGATCTGTACCAGCATATTGATCGGCTGGTGGATGGCGACAGAAACGCCCGCATCCGTTTGGACAAGGCACCCTGGGGGCCAGCCAAGATCGCCCGGCGCGGGTTCAAATGGTCGATCTACCTTATCATTGCATTCGTTACGGGCGGTGCATGGATTCTCTATTTCGCTGACGCGCCAACGCTGTTCCGCGATTTCTTTGCCCTGGAAGCGGCCCCGATTGCCTATGTTACCGTTGCAGTGCTCACTCTCACCACCTTCGCGCTGGGCGGGTTCATGCGTGAGCAAGTGTGTATCTACATGTGCCCCTGGCCGCGCATCCAGACCGCAATGCTCGATGAAAAATCGCTTATCGTCACCTATAAGGACTGGCGTGGCGAACCGCGTGGCAGTCTTAAAAAGGCGAAGAAGGAGCCAGAGGCAGTCGGCGATTGCATTGATTGCATGCAATGCGTGGCAGTCTGCCCGACCGGAATAGATATCCGCGAAGGCCCGCAGATCGGATGCATCACCTGCGCCCTGTGCATTGACGCATGTGACAAGGTGATGGCGGATATCGACCGTCCACGAGGGTTGATCGATTATGCCACACTGGAAGATTGCGAGAGCGAAGCGGCGGGGAATGAGCCAAAGCCGATCTGGCGAACTTTGTTGCGTCCGCGCACGCTGATCTATTTCAGCGTCTGGGGCGCAACCGGCCTTGCTATGCTGTTCGCACTTGGGGTGCGCAGCCATACTGAACTGTCGGTTTCGCCCGACCGTAATCCTCCATTCATGCTGATGAGTGACGGATCAATTCGCAATTCCTTTACCCTGAAGCTGCGCAATATGGAAAGCCGTCCGCGCGAAATGGAGATTGCGATCGAGGGATTGCCTGGGGCGCTCATGTGGACGGACACCATCCGGCGCGCCGATGCCGCACCCGCACAGAATGTAACTGTTGGCCCTGATCAGACCGCAACGGTTCGGGCTTACGTCATCGTCCCACCACAGACGCCTGCCGGGGATTTTGCCTTCACGCTGACATCGCTTGATGCACAGCGGGAGACGGATCGGGTTGAAACTGGCTTTACTGCTCCGGGGGATCAGCCATGA
- the ccoP gene encoding cytochrome-c oxidase, cbb3-type subunit III, with product MANDRGKTVDAGGKRIDAPTGTETVGHEWDGIEELDTPMPRWWLWTFYATIVWGIIYVILYPAWPLLEKGTEGVLGWTSRGQLAKEMSLADQAQESFREELSRIPLERLPEDSDLMAQAVSGGRAAFLVNCVQCHGSGAAGSAGYPNLNDDDWIWGGDLKAIEYTLVHGIRQQGDEDTRFSVMPPFAGAFDGEQMDALVDHVLSLSGQAQSNPLGVQIYADNCIACHGLNGEGDRAQGAPQLNDAIWLYGSSRAEIQRQIVNPRMGMMPKWEHRLDPVTIKMLAAYVHSLGGGEEFVEVAEDPAIQVDEQP from the coding sequence ATGGCGAATGATCGCGGCAAGACGGTTGATGCCGGTGGCAAGCGGATCGACGCACCTACGGGGACCGAAACTGTCGGTCACGAATGGGATGGTATCGAGGAGCTTGATACGCCCATGCCGCGCTGGTGGCTGTGGACCTTTTATGCCACGATCGTTTGGGGCATCATCTACGTCATTCTCTACCCCGCATGGCCCTTGCTGGAAAAAGGCACCGAGGGCGTGCTCGGCTGGACTAGCCGTGGGCAATTGGCCAAAGAAATGAGCCTCGCCGATCAGGCGCAGGAAAGTTTCCGCGAGGAATTATCTCGCATTCCGCTGGAACGCCTGCCTGAGGACAGCGACCTGATGGCTCAGGCTGTATCAGGCGGCCGCGCAGCGTTTTTGGTCAATTGCGTGCAGTGCCACGGGTCAGGCGCGGCAGGCAGTGCGGGTTATCCCAACCTCAATGATGATGACTGGATCTGGGGTGGCGACCTGAAGGCAATCGAATACACCCTTGTCCACGGTATTCGCCAGCAGGGAGACGAAGATACGCGGTTCAGCGTCATGCCTCCCTTCGCGGGTGCATTTGATGGTGAACAAATGGATGCGCTGGTCGACCATGTCCTGTCGCTGAGTGGTCAGGCGCAATCCAACCCTTTGGGCGTGCAAATCTATGCCGACAATTGCATTGCGTGTCATGGTTTGAACGGGGAAGGCGACAGGGCCCAAGGCGCGCCGCAACTCAACGACGCGATCTGGCTCTACGGAAGTTCACGCGCAGAGATCCAGCGCCAGATAGTCAATCCTCGCATGGGCATGATGCCCAAATGGGAACACCGGCTTGATCCGGTGACGATCAAGATGCTGGCGGCCTATGTGCATTCGCTCGGCGGAGGTGAGGAATTCGTGGAGGTCGCTGAAGATCCAGCGATCCAGGTCGATGAACAACCCTGA
- a CDS encoding cbb3-type cytochrome c oxidase subunit 3, protein MTDHSTYETLRHFADSWGLLVMVILFAGLVAWPFRPGSKKRNRDAADLIFKDDDNGE, encoded by the coding sequence ATGACCGACCATTCGACTTACGAAACCTTGCGCCATTTCGCCGATAGCTGGGGCCTTCTGGTCATGGTGATCTTGTTTGCAGGTCTGGTCGCCTGGCCATTCCGCCCCGGGTCCAAAAAGCGCAATCGGGATGCTGCCGATTTGATCTTCAAGGATGATGACAATGGCGAATGA
- the ccoO gene encoding cytochrome-c oxidase, cbb3-type subunit II → MFNFMQQHKKVERNITLLASFAFIAVVIGSVVEIVPLFWIDNTIEEVDGMRPYTPLEQAGRDIYVREGCYSCHSQMIRPFRDEVERYGHYSLAAESMYDHPFQWGSKRTGPDLARVGGRYSDEWHVQHLIDPRSVVPESIMPPYAFLAETDLNPADPSAHLIALRRVGVPYSDRDIERAEADMRAQANPNKDAEDLAERYPNTLIRDFDGDPSRLTEMDALIAYLQILGTLVDVNSVAAQEELAEEKGR, encoded by the coding sequence ATGTTCAATTTCATGCAACAGCACAAAAAGGTGGAACGCAACATCACCTTGCTTGCCAGCTTCGCCTTCATTGCGGTGGTCATCGGCAGCGTGGTCGAAATCGTTCCGCTGTTCTGGATCGACAATACAATCGAGGAAGTGGACGGGATGCGCCCCTATACGCCGTTGGAGCAGGCGGGGCGCGACATCTATGTGCGCGAAGGTTGCTATAGCTGTCATAGCCAGATGATCCGTCCGTTCCGCGACGAGGTTGAGCGGTATGGTCATTACAGCCTCGCAGCGGAAAGCATGTATGATCATCCCTTCCAATGGGGCTCCAAACGTACCGGACCTGACCTTGCGCGCGTAGGCGGCCGCTATTCCGATGAATGGCATGTCCAGCACCTGATCGACCCGCGTTCGGTCGTGCCTGAAAGCATCATGCCGCCTTATGCATTCCTGGCTGAAACCGATCTTAATCCGGCCGATCCGTCCGCACATCTGATTGCCTTGCGGCGTGTTGGCGTGCCCTATAGCGACCGTGATATTGAGCGTGCAGAGGCGGATATGCGGGCGCAGGCCAATCCGAACAAGGATGCCGAAGACCTCGCCGAACGCTATCCCAACACGCTGATCCGCGATTTTGACGGTGATCCTTCGCGGCTCACCGAGATGGACGCACTGATCGCCTATCTCCAGATTCTCGGCACATTGGTCGATGTGAACAGCGTCGCTGCTCAGGAAGAACTGGCTGAGGAGAAGGGAAGATGA
- the ccoN gene encoding cytochrome-c oxidase, cbb3-type subunit I yields the protein MEAVLGRVGMWFGIMMLAIIAIAMAQDAGFAASMTVVAIVAFGFLCATAAQFDPLAKVQSLFRMPSNPSRYDDDPVRWGVIATVFWGVVGFSAGLFIALQMAFPSLNLDSQFTTFGRLRPLHTSAVIFAFGGNALIATSFYVVQRTCRTRLAFPTLARFVFWGYQMFIVLAAVGYVFGVTQSKEYAEPEWFVDIWLTIVWISYFIVFVGTLARRNEPHIYVANWFYLSFIITIAMLHIINNLAVPVSIFGSRSYPLFAGVQDALVQWWYGHNAVAFFLTVPFLAMMYYFVPKQANRPIYSYRLSILHFWSLIFLYIWAGPHHLHYTALPDWAQTLGMVFSVVLWMPSWGGMINGLMTLNGAWDKVRTDPIIRMMVLALAFYGMATFEGPMLSIKAVNSLSHYTEWGIGHVHSGALGWNGMITFAAVYFLVPRLWKRERLYSIRMINWHFWLATLGIVFYASSMWVAGITQGLMWREYGADGYLVNSFVDAVAAMHPLYLLRAFGGFLYLLGGSLMVFNVWKTIKGDLRDEAPMTSAEYDPAKDRPIVSVPAE from the coding sequence ATGGAAGCAGTTTTAGGACGGGTCGGGATGTGGTTCGGCATAATGATGCTGGCCATTATCGCCATTGCGATGGCGCAGGACGCCGGCTTTGCCGCGAGTATGACGGTGGTCGCCATCGTGGCATTTGGATTTTTATGCGCAACAGCAGCGCAATTCGATCCGTTGGCGAAGGTGCAATCGCTATTCCGCATGCCCAGCAATCCTTCACGATATGATGATGATCCGGTTCGCTGGGGCGTCATCGCAACGGTCTTTTGGGGCGTGGTCGGGTTTTCGGCAGGGCTGTTCATCGCCTTGCAAATGGCGTTTCCCAGCCTCAATCTGGATTCCCAGTTTACAACATTTGGCCGTTTGCGGCCCTTGCACACTTCAGCAGTGATATTTGCCTTCGGTGGTAACGCCCTGATCGCCACGAGTTTTTATGTGGTGCAGCGCACCTGCCGGACGCGACTGGCATTTCCGACGTTAGCCCGCTTCGTGTTCTGGGGTTACCAGATGTTCATTGTGCTGGCGGCTGTCGGCTATGTTTTTGGTGTCACCCAATCCAAGGAATATGCAGAGCCTGAATGGTTCGTCGATATCTGGCTGACCATTGTCTGGATATCCTATTTCATTGTTTTCGTTGGCACTTTGGCGCGACGAAATGAACCGCACATCTACGTCGCAAACTGGTTCTATCTCAGTTTTATCATCACCATTGCGATGCTGCACATCATCAACAATCTGGCGGTGCCGGTGTCGATCTTCGGTTCACGCTCCTATCCGCTTTTTGCGGGGGTTCAGGATGCACTGGTTCAGTGGTGGTATGGCCATAATGCGGTGGCGTTCTTCCTGACCGTGCCGTTCCTGGCGATGATGTATTACTTCGTGCCCAAGCAGGCGAACCGGCCGATATATTCCTATCGCCTGTCTATCCTGCATTTCTGGTCACTGATTTTCCTCTATATCTGGGCTGGTCCGCACCATCTGCATTACACAGCTCTGCCGGACTGGGCGCAGACCTTGGGCATGGTGTTCTCAGTTGTTCTGTGGATGCCGAGCTGGGGCGGGATGATCAACGGCTTGATGACGCTGAACGGCGCATGGGACAAGGTTCGGACCGATCCGATTATCCGCATGATGGTGCTGGCGCTGGCCTTTTACGGAATGGCGACTTTCGAAGGCCCGATGCTGAGTATCAAGGCAGTCAATTCGCTGTCGCATTACACGGAATGGGGCATCGGACACGTCCATTCCGGCGCTCTCGGCTGGAACGGCATGATTACCTTTGCTGCGGTCTATTTCCTTGTCCCGCGCCTGTGGAAGCGTGAACGCCTGTATTCGATACGGATGATCAACTGGCATTTCTGGCTCGCGACGCTGGGGATCGTTTTCTACGCCTCCTCCATGTGGGTTGCCGGCATAACCCAGGGACTGATGTGGCGTGAATACGGCGCGGATGGCTACCTTGTGAACTCCTTTGTCGATGCAGTGGCTGCGATGCACCCGCTCTATCTGCTCCGGGCGTTTGGCGGGTTTCTCTATCTGCTGGGCGGGTCGCTTATGGTTTTCAACGTCTGGAAGACCATCAAGGGCGATCTGCGCGACGAAGCACCAATGACAAGTGCAGAATACGATCCGGCAAAGGATCGGCCGATCGTTTCGGTTCCGGCCGAATAG
- a CDS encoding Crp/Fnr family transcriptional regulator has protein sequence MKLSDETKGRLRIFGQPVDMAAGDSMELNGACFVMSGSVKLWRTLPNGLEHITAFSYAGSLIFGQTKETEPLRITALEKSLVIPVPASAFPAMHRDNAIWGDDFLNAATLQIASLQMHAAMLARMSACERVAAFLVSMAETGGRDKDNPSRVHLPMSRAEIGDHLGLTIETVSRCMTRLRNEKLLTCPARHEVLILDADGLENFHERT, from the coding sequence GTGAAGCTTTCGGATGAGACTAAGGGCCGATTGAGAATATTTGGCCAGCCGGTCGATATGGCTGCTGGTGATAGTATGGAATTGAACGGCGCGTGCTTCGTAATGTCAGGCTCCGTCAAACTCTGGCGGACATTACCCAACGGTCTGGAACACATTACTGCATTTTCCTATGCTGGTTCGTTGATATTTGGCCAGACAAAAGAAACCGAGCCGTTGAGAATAACCGCGCTGGAAAAGTCTCTGGTCATCCCTGTCCCGGCATCTGCTTTTCCGGCCATGCATCGCGACAATGCGATCTGGGGCGATGATTTCCTGAACGCCGCGACCTTGCAGATAGCTTCGCTGCAAATGCATGCTGCAATGCTTGCCCGAATGTCAGCTTGTGAGCGCGTAGCGGCCTTTCTGGTATCGATGGCCGAGACGGGAGGCCGTGATAAGGATAACCCATCCCGTGTTCATCTGCCGATGTCACGCGCTGAAATTGGTGATCATCTCGGGCTGACGATCGAGACTGTCAGCCGCTGTATGACACGCCTCAGAAATGAAAAGCTTCTGACATGTCCGGCCCGGCACGAGGTGCTGATACTGGATGCCGATGGGCTGGAGAACTTTCACGAGCGGACCTGA